A single Mangrovimonas sp. YM274 DNA region contains:
- a CDS encoding class I SAM-dependent methyltransferase: protein MNPDILNTTHQEFIASHLNSDTVALLFKKHQDITVDIKLLVEQIEAKKRSQFKLPTWFNTPYIYYPNKLNIEQTSSEATASYKADLIEGNSLIDLTAGFGVDCFYFSKRFQDITHCELNPELSEIVTHNYAQLKANIKTLNVDGIVHLETHQNNYDWIYIDPSRRHDSKGKVFFLNDCLPNVPLHLDMLFQRSKNIMIKTSPLLDISVGIEELKHIKAIHIVALNNDVKELLWTLEDNFEGEIDIKTINLTQPTPEQFDFIFKDEKTASATYSEPLSYLYEPNAAILKSGAFKSISEKMGVPKLHQHTHLYTSKTLIEFPGRRFEIIKTMPFNKQLLKKEAISKANITTRNFPETVQKLRTKLKIKDGGELYLFFSTNLNDEKIVIFCKKVS from the coding sequence TTGAATCCTGACATTTTAAATACCACTCACCAAGAATTTATCGCTTCCCATTTAAATTCTGACACAGTTGCTTTACTCTTTAAAAAGCATCAGGACATTACGGTAGACATTAAACTTTTGGTAGAACAAATTGAAGCAAAAAAACGGAGTCAATTTAAACTGCCAACCTGGTTCAACACTCCATACATTTACTACCCAAACAAACTCAATATTGAACAGACTTCTTCAGAAGCTACGGCTAGCTACAAAGCAGACCTTATAGAAGGAAATTCCCTAATTGATCTCACAGCTGGCTTTGGAGTAGATTGCTTCTATTTTTCTAAACGGTTTCAAGATATTACGCATTGTGAATTAAATCCTGAACTCTCGGAAATTGTTACGCATAACTATGCGCAATTAAAGGCGAATATTAAAACACTAAACGTCGATGGTATTGTTCATTTAGAAACTCATCAAAACAACTACGATTGGATTTACATTGATCCTTCAAGACGTCATGACAGTAAAGGCAAAGTCTTCTTTTTAAACGACTGCCTACCCAATGTGCCTTTACATCTAGACATGCTATTTCAACGTTCCAAAAACATCATGATCAAGACTTCTCCTCTTTTGGATATTTCTGTAGGCATAGAAGAATTAAAGCATATCAAGGCCATTCATATTGTTGCTCTCAACAATGACGTTAAAGAATTATTATGGACTTTAGAAGACAATTTTGAAGGCGAAATTGATATAAAAACCATCAACCTTACGCAGCCAACACCGGAACAGTTCGATTTCATATTTAAGGATGAGAAAACTGCTAGCGCAACTTATAGCGAACCACTTTCATATCTTTACGAGCCCAATGCGGCCATTCTAAAATCGGGAGCCTTTAAGTCTATTTCAGAAAAAATGGGAGTTCCGAAGCTTCATCAGCACACACACCTTTATACATCTAAAACTTTAATTGAGTTTCCAGGGAGACGTTTTGAAATTATCAAAACGATGCCTTTCAACAAACAACTTCTAAAAAAGGAAGCTATTTCCAAGGCCAATATTACCACTAGAAATTTTCCAGAAACGGTGCAAAAGCTTCGAACCAAGTTGAAGATAAAAGATGGTGGAGAACTTTACTTATTCTTCTCCACCAACCTAAACGATGAAAAAATCGTGATTTTTTGTAAAAAAGTTTCTTAG
- the tsaD gene encoding tRNA (adenosine(37)-N6)-threonylcarbamoyltransferase complex transferase subunit TsaD, with protein MTSQNIYILAIESSCDDTAAAVMLNGKILSNVVASQNIHEEYGGVVPELASRAHQQNIVPVVHQALKKANIDKSQLSAIAFTRGPGLMGSLLVGTSFAKSLAYGLNIPLIDVNHMSAHILAHFIEEEGFNKPPFPFLAMTISGGHTQIVKVNSYFDMEVIGETIDDAVGEAYDKSGKILGLGYPAGPQIDKRAQVGNPKAFKFTKPKVDGLNFSFSGLKTAILYFIQKETKNNPDFIEQNLDDICASIQYTIIGILMDKLKLASKETGIKHIAIGGGVSANSGIRKALKDGEKKFGWTTYIPKFEYTTDNAAMIAIVGYLKYLEGEFSDFNVTATARLKI; from the coding sequence ATGACTTCACAAAATATTTACATACTTGCCATAGAATCTTCTTGCGACGATACGGCTGCTGCTGTAATGCTGAACGGAAAAATTTTGAGCAATGTTGTGGCAAGTCAAAATATTCATGAAGAATATGGTGGCGTTGTCCCCGAACTTGCCTCTAGAGCCCACCAACAAAACATTGTTCCGGTGGTGCACCAAGCGTTAAAAAAGGCCAATATAGATAAATCCCAGTTAAGCGCCATAGCCTTTACAAGAGGCCCAGGACTTATGGGGTCACTTCTGGTTGGAACATCTTTTGCCAAATCTTTGGCTTATGGACTTAACATTCCGTTAATTGATGTCAATCATATGTCGGCTCATATTTTGGCACATTTTATTGAAGAAGAAGGTTTCAATAAACCACCTTTTCCTTTCTTGGCCATGACTATTTCTGGAGGACATACGCAAATCGTAAAGGTGAATTCCTATTTTGATATGGAAGTTATTGGAGAAACCATTGATGATGCCGTGGGAGAAGCATATGATAAAAGTGGAAAAATTTTAGGCCTAGGCTACCCTGCAGGCCCTCAAATAGACAAACGCGCACAAGTTGGAAATCCCAAAGCGTTCAAATTTACAAAGCCAAAAGTAGATGGCCTTAATTTTAGCTTCTCGGGATTAAAAACGGCAATTCTATATTTCATTCAAAAAGAAACCAAAAACAATCCTGATTTTATAGAACAAAATCTAGATGATATTTGCGCTTCCATTCAATATACCATTATTGGTATTTTAATGGACAAACTAAAATTGGCCAGCAAAGAAACCGGTATCAAACACATCGCCATTGGTGGTGGAGTATCTGCGAATTCTGGTATTAGAAAAGCGCTTAAAGACGGTGAGAAAAAATTTGGTTGGACAACCTACATTCCAAAATTTGAGTACACCACAGACAATGCGGCCATGATTGCTATTGTGGGCTATTTAAAATATTTAGAGGGTGAGTTTTCTGATTTTAATGTAACTGCCACGGCGCGTTTAAAAATTTAA
- a CDS encoding HAD family phosphatase, giving the protein MLKAVLFDMDGVIVDTEPLHHKAYHKMFSDFGIEVSAELYESFTGKSTRNVCKFLCNHFNLNEDPINLENRKRSHFNELFDYDESLQLLDGVLELIQDYHANGLTLILASSATMSTINRVFKRFDLDQYFKAKLSGADLKASKPHPEIFIKAAEFSGYNKQDCMVVEDSTNGIVAANSANIFCVAYKSEHSKNQDYSLANLVIEDFSEISFKKIENLQLA; this is encoded by the coding sequence ATGTTGAAAGCGGTCTTATTTGATATGGACGGTGTTATTGTAGACACCGAACCCTTACACCATAAAGCTTACCACAAAATGTTCTCTGATTTTGGAATTGAGGTTTCTGCTGAACTTTATGAAAGCTTTACAGGAAAATCCACGAGAAATGTCTGCAAATTTCTTTGCAATCATTTTAATCTGAACGAGGATCCTATCAATCTTGAAAACAGAAAACGAAGTCATTTTAATGAGCTATTTGATTATGATGAGAGTTTACAGCTTTTAGATGGTGTATTAGAACTAATCCAGGATTATCACGCCAATGGTTTAACCTTAATTTTAGCGTCCTCAGCCACTATGAGCACCATTAATCGTGTTTTTAAAAGATTTGATTTAGACCAATACTTTAAAGCAAAATTAAGCGGTGCCGATTTAAAAGCTTCCAAACCGCATCCAGAAATTTTTATAAAAGCTGCCGAATTCTCAGGATATAACAAGCAAGATTGCATGGTTGTTGAAGATTCTACCAATGGTATTGTAGCCGCCAATAGTGCCAATATTTTTTGTGTAGCCTATAAAAGTGAACATTCCAAAAATCAAGATTACAGTCTAGCAAATCTAGTCATTGAGGACTTTTCGGAAATTTCATTTAAAAAAATTGAAAACTTACAATTGGCCTAA
- a CDS encoding DUF4159 domain-containing protein, whose translation MKKFLALTICLFPLCLSAQNLAVAKYKGGGDWYSNPTSLPNLIAFCNANINTQMNSTPETVEIGSTDIFQYPLIHMTGHGNVFFSPEDAENLRNYLLSGGFLHIDDNYGMRPYITKELQKVFPNSELVEIPKTHEIFNIAYKFPEGLPKIHEHDGKRPQAFGIFHENRLILLFTFESDLGDGWEDPEVHNDPQDVREKALKMGANIVKYAFEH comes from the coding sequence ATGAAGAAGTTTCTTGCCCTTACAATTTGCTTATTTCCCTTATGTTTATCGGCTCAAAATCTAGCAGTTGCCAAATACAAAGGTGGAGGTGATTGGTACAGCAACCCTACCTCCTTACCTAATCTTATTGCCTTCTGCAATGCCAACATCAACACCCAAATGAACAGCACCCCTGAAACTGTTGAAATTGGAAGCACCGATATTTTTCAATATCCATTGATACATATGACGGGACATGGAAATGTATTTTTCAGTCCAGAAGATGCCGAGAATCTTAGAAATTATTTACTCTCCGGCGGTTTTCTTCATATCGACGACAATTACGGTATGCGCCCTTATATCACGAAAGAGCTTCAAAAAGTGTTTCCAAATTCAGAACTTGTTGAAATCCCTAAAACCCACGAAATATTTAACATTGCCTACAAATTCCCTGAAGGGCTTCCCAAAATTCATGAACATGATGGTAAACGCCCACAGGCATTTGGTATTTTTCACGAAAACCGACTTATACTTTTATTTACTTTTGAAAGTGATTTAGGAGATGGATGGGAAGACCCCGAGGTACACAACGATCCACAAGACGTTAGGGAAAAAGCTCTAAAAATGGGAGCCAATATTGTTAAGTATGCCTTTGAGCATTAG
- a CDS encoding AI-2E family transporter, whose amino-acid sequence MDSKVIANGILRALGIVLAIALILFFLYKIQSVITYIVIAGVTSLIGRPIVFFLRKRLKFTNTLAVITTMVLLIGLLVGLIGMFIPLIVKQSHNLALLDIQKLESNIENLYIQLIDYFHIYHIDMENSFKYSNLIEKLDFGAIPDFINAIVGGFGSFGIGLFSVLFISFFFLKDSKLLENSILSFIPDNKEARSKKSFDKIKDLLSRYFIGLIIQISVLFLIYTIGLLIVGVENAIVIAFLCALINLVPYIGPLIGAVIMVTLSMTSNLGDGFSSLVLSNTLYVLMVVAVGQLIDNFISQPFIFSKSVKSHPLEIFLVIIIAGILFGVVGMVVAVPAYTALKVILKEFLSDVKLVQRLTKDL is encoded by the coding sequence ATGGATTCAAAAGTAATAGCAAACGGAATTTTAAGGGCTTTAGGCATTGTTTTAGCCATAGCACTCATCCTATTCTTTTTATATAAAATTCAATCGGTAATCACTTATATTGTGATTGCTGGGGTTACTTCTTTGATAGGAAGGCCTATTGTCTTTTTTCTCAGAAAACGTCTTAAATTCACTAATACCCTAGCTGTTATTACAACCATGGTTCTTTTAATAGGACTTTTAGTGGGACTTATAGGTATGTTTATTCCTTTAATTGTAAAGCAAAGCCATAACCTAGCACTTTTGGACATTCAAAAGCTGGAAAGCAACATTGAGAACCTATACATACAGCTTATTGATTATTTCCATATTTATCATATCGATATGGAAAACTCCTTTAAATATTCCAACTTAATTGAAAAGCTGGATTTTGGAGCCATACCAGATTTTATAAATGCCATTGTTGGTGGCTTTGGGAGCTTTGGGATAGGCCTTTTTTCTGTACTGTTCATTTCCTTCTTTTTTCTGAAAGACAGTAAACTTCTGGAAAACAGCATCCTTTCCTTTATTCCTGACAATAAAGAGGCGCGTTCAAAAAAATCTTTTGATAAAATAAAAGATCTACTCTCCCGCTATTTCATTGGTTTGATCATTCAAATTTCTGTTTTGTTTTTAATCTACACCATAGGTCTACTTATTGTTGGTGTTGAAAATGCTATCGTTATAGCTTTTCTATGCGCACTCATTAATTTAGTACCTTACATTGGACCACTAATTGGAGCTGTTATTATGGTAACGCTTTCCATGACATCCAACCTTGGAGATGGTTTCAGTAGCTTGGTATTATCCAACACGCTTTATGTACTAATGGTGGTTGCAGTTGGCCAGTTAATTGATAATTTTATTAGCCAACCTTTTATATTTTCAAAAAGTGTAAAATCCCATCCTTTAGAAATTTTTCTAGTAATCATTATTGCCGGAATCCTTTTTGGTGTGGTTGGAATGGTAGTAGCCGTCCCTGCTTACACCGCCTTAAAAGTTATTTTAAAAGAGTTCCTATCCGATGTGAAATTGGTTCAAAGACTCACAAAAGACCTCTAA
- a CDS encoding TrmH family RNA methyltransferase, which produces MTQLTHYTSKFNKKQFPITIICNNISNAPNIGSLFRTADAFGVEQLIFCGDDIPMGRKMTKTARATEKVVPFKIEANALEAAMALKQEGYQIIALEITSNSNPLHSFTYNQQFPTALVIGDENFGVSEEVLKNCDHILHIEMFGQNSSMNVVQATSVALYELTKQMM; this is translated from the coding sequence GTGACACAACTCACCCACTACACCTCAAAATTCAATAAAAAGCAATTTCCCATCACCATTATTTGCAATAATATTTCCAACGCACCCAATATTGGCAGTCTGTTCAGAACTGCTGATGCCTTTGGAGTGGAACAGCTCATTTTTTGTGGTGATGACATCCCTATGGGACGCAAAATGACAAAAACCGCAAGGGCCACTGAAAAAGTAGTTCCTTTTAAAATAGAAGCGAATGCTTTGGAAGCCGCGATGGCCCTAAAACAAGAAGGATATCAGATTATCGCACTGGAAATTACCTCCAACAGTAATCCGCTGCACTCCTTCACATATAACCAACAATTTCCCACAGCTTTAGTGATTGGTGATGAAAATTTTGGTGTTTCTGAAGAAGTCCTTAAAAACTGTGACCACATTTTACATATTGAAATGTTTGGACAAAACAGCAGTATGAATGTTGTGCAGGCAACGAGTGTTGCTCTTTATGAACTAACAAAGCAAATGATGTAA
- a CDS encoding translocation/assembly module TamB domain-containing protein: MLILSIPAVQTSLGKYATKYLNEEFGTHISIEKVGLQFNGDVELKQIYIEDYKKDTLISVRELNTSILNFKNVYEGQLVFGDIDIMNLVFNIKTYRGEKQTNLDVFVARFDEENPDKVKSNFLMSSSDVSIYNSVFKLIDENKETPKILEFNNLNINATNFLIDGSNVSTRINTLNFRDSRGVKIQNMITDFQYTVDYMNFDNLQIKTTNSKIQGTLRFDYLREDLQYFTDKVAITAKFENSEVQLDELNTFYDEFGENQLAKFNVEVSGTLNDLNTNNLRLTTSRRSKIYGDINFKNLFNNEVGTFSMDGKFSNLSSNYYDLTGLLPNVLGNSIPTVFSKLGDFTITGDSYITPTTIDAKLEMDTELGHVSSDLNMEHLNDVDNAKYVGNVVFDEFDLGKLIEKEEVGTTSFNLDVDGKGFLVKNLKTQIQGKVFSLVFNNYDYQNIDVAGRLESDVFNGIINSSDPNFKFRFDGLADLSKDIKTLDFSADVAYANLKALNFVKKDSVSIFKGNVVMSMKGSSVDDAKGSLRFKNTTYINQSNEFYFEDFDIKSKFEENMRVIRINSPDIIEGTIRGDFKFKDLGKLVKNSFGSLYSKYEPNEVKGHQYINFKFNIYNKIVEAFFHEVELAENTFIKGRIENSENGFKLSFSSPQIKVFDYFAQNVNLSVDNSNPVYNTFIELDSLHTKHYDVSRFSLINVTQNDTLFIKSNFRGGTYNRDTYDLSMFYTIDDHDKSVVGFQKSKATFKDFNWFINEEKDTLNKIVFDRKFKEFNFKNLVLSNLDEQIEFSGVLRDSTYKDLNLNFNEVELMKITPRLDSLFLEGVVNGKLHLLQDGGVYTPNSSITIDNFKANHHNLGNLKAEIQGNRSLTNYSVDLILKSDRLRSLEAHGEVDVSEANSYIDVNIDFDRFILDPLAPLGAGIITNIRGMVSGEAQVLGSLKKPDIRGDLYLDNAGITIPYLNVDYSFDFDSRVTLEQQKFIFQDVVLTDSKYFSRALLNGYISHVNFDDWVLGLELETDRLLVLDTDDSEEALYYGTGFVEGEASIKGPADELVIAFDGSTEKGTVFKVPLNDLETYGDNSYIHFLTPEEKEARLKGEDYVAPEVKGLELDFDLIVTPDADIEIVIDRNSGSTIQGSGNGNLLFEINTTGKFNMWGDFAVTKGIYNFAYGGLIQKELEVEPGGSIIWEGDPMKAQINLTAVYKTQANPSVLLDNPINRSIPVNVEISLQGQLEQPEPEFSFNFPNVGSTIKSELEYRLETKESREFQALNLLSFGAFASEISLGQQAYGTIADRVNSLFNSLFEDEDGKLQIGVNLQPGEVTPDYETDDRLGLTLSTQLSDKVLINGKVGVPIGGVEQTVIAGDVEIQVLLNDEGTLSAKFFNRENSIRNFGEEIGYTQGMGLSYNVEFDTFKELLQIIFSGKNKKKASEKKDENKVKKIDNNFPDFINVKEKTTNK, encoded by the coding sequence GTGCTAATACTTTCCATTCCAGCAGTGCAGACCTCTCTAGGGAAATATGCAACCAAATATCTTAATGAAGAATTTGGGACCCACATTTCCATAGAAAAAGTTGGTTTGCAGTTTAACGGGGATGTTGAACTCAAACAAATTTATATTGAGGACTACAAAAAAGATACGTTGATTAGTGTGCGGGAACTGAATACTTCTATCCTTAATTTCAAGAATGTTTACGAGGGGCAATTGGTGTTTGGTGATATTGATATCATGAATTTGGTGTTTAATATCAAAACTTATAGGGGTGAAAAACAAACAAATTTGGATGTGTTTGTGGCACGCTTTGACGAGGAAAATCCAGATAAGGTAAAGAGTAATTTCTTGATGTCCTCCAGTGATGTGTCTATTTACAATAGTGTTTTTAAGTTAATCGATGAAAATAAAGAAACCCCAAAAATTTTAGAGTTTAATAATTTGAACATTAATGCTACTAATTTTTTGATCGATGGAAGTAATGTTAGCACTCGGATCAATACCTTAAATTTTAGGGATAGTAGGGGAGTGAAAATACAGAATATGATTACTGATTTTCAATATACGGTCGATTATATGAATTTTGATAACCTTCAAATCAAAACCACTAACTCCAAAATCCAGGGAACATTGCGGTTTGACTATTTGAGAGAAGACTTGCAATATTTTACAGATAAGGTAGCCATTACAGCCAAATTTGAAAATTCAGAAGTACAACTTGATGAGTTGAATACCTTTTATGATGAATTTGGAGAGAATCAATTGGCAAAATTCAATGTGGAAGTTAGCGGAACCCTAAACGATTTAAACACCAATAATTTAAGGTTAACAACTAGTAGGCGCAGTAAAATTTATGGAGATATTAATTTTAAAAACCTTTTTAACAATGAAGTAGGAACTTTTTCCATGGATGGAAAGTTTTCTAATTTGTCCTCAAACTATTATGATTTAACAGGCTTGCTTCCCAATGTGTTGGGGAACTCCATTCCTACAGTATTTTCAAAATTGGGAGATTTTACCATTACAGGTGATTCCTATATTACTCCAACCACAATAGATGCCAAATTGGAAATGGATACCGAGTTGGGGCATGTGTCGTCAGATTTGAATATGGAGCATTTAAATGATGTGGACAATGCTAAATATGTGGGTAATGTGGTGTTTGACGAATTTGACTTGGGTAAGCTTATAGAAAAGGAAGAAGTAGGGACAACATCCTTCAACCTTGATGTGGATGGAAAAGGCTTTTTGGTGAAAAACTTAAAAACACAAATCCAAGGAAAAGTGTTTTCATTGGTGTTCAATAATTATGACTACCAAAATATTGATGTGGCAGGACGTTTGGAAAGTGATGTGTTTAATGGAATTATTAATTCCAGTGACCCTAACTTTAAGTTTAGGTTTGATGGATTGGCAGATTTATCCAAGGACATTAAAACTTTAGATTTCTCGGCAGATGTGGCTTACGCCAACCTAAAAGCTTTAAATTTTGTAAAAAAGGATAGTGTTTCCATTTTTAAGGGGAATGTGGTAATGTCCATGAAAGGATCCAGTGTTGATGACGCCAAGGGGAGTTTAAGGTTTAAGAATACGACCTATATCAATCAAAGCAACGAGTTTTATTTTGAGGATTTCGATATCAAATCCAAATTCGAAGAAAACATGCGTGTTATCAGGATTAATTCTCCAGATATTATAGAAGGAACTATTAGAGGGGACTTTAAGTTCAAGGATTTGGGCAAACTCGTAAAAAACTCGTTTGGCAGCTTGTATTCAAAATACGAACCCAATGAGGTTAAAGGCCATCAGTACATTAACTTCAAATTTAATATTTACAACAAGATTGTAGAGGCCTTTTTCCACGAAGTAGAATTGGCCGAAAACACTTTTATAAAAGGCCGAATTGAAAATAGCGAAAATGGTTTTAAGCTTTCTTTTAGTTCGCCTCAAATAAAGGTGTTTGACTATTTTGCGCAAAATGTCAATTTATCCGTAGACAATAGTAACCCTGTTTACAACACATTTATAGAGTTGGATTCTCTTCATACCAAACATTATGATGTTTCACGGTTTAGTTTGATTAATGTTACCCAAAACGATACGTTGTTTATCAAATCCAATTTTAGGGGAGGAACCTATAATAGGGATACGTATGACTTGAGTATGTTTTATACTATTGATGATCATGATAAATCTGTTGTGGGGTTCCAAAAATCCAAAGCTACCTTCAAGGATTTTAACTGGTTCATAAACGAAGAAAAGGACACTTTAAACAAAATTGTGTTTGATCGTAAATTCAAGGAATTTAATTTTAAGAACTTGGTATTATCGAATTTGGATGAACAAATTGAGTTTTCTGGGGTTCTAAGAGATTCTACTTATAAGGATTTGAATTTGAATTTTAATGAAGTAGAATTAATGAAGATTACTCCTAGACTTGATAGTCTGTTTTTGGAAGGTGTTGTAAATGGAAAATTACACCTACTTCAGGATGGAGGTGTCTACACACCAAATTCAAGCATAACCATAGATAATTTTAAAGCAAACCACCACAATTTAGGCAATTTAAAAGCCGAAATCCAGGGGAATAGGTCGCTTACTAATTACAGTGTAGATCTTATATTGAAAAGTGACCGTTTAAGATCTTTGGAAGCCCATGGCGAAGTTGATGTTAGTGAAGCTAATTCCTATATAGATGTCAATATAGATTTTGATCGGTTTATCCTAGATCCGTTGGCGCCATTAGGAGCAGGAATTATCACTAACATACGAGGTATGGTGTCTGGGGAAGCGCAAGTGCTTGGAAGCCTCAAAAAACCGGATATTAGAGGAGATTTGTATTTGGACAATGCAGGTATTACTATTCCGTATCTTAATGTGGACTATAGTTTCGATTTTGATTCAAGGGTGACTCTGGAACAGCAAAAGTTCATTTTTCAGGATGTTGTGCTTACCGATTCCAAATATTTCTCGAGAGCTTTATTGAATGGGTACATTTCTCACGTTAATTTTGACGATTGGGTTTTGGGCTTGGAATTAGAGACCGATCGCCTTTTAGTTTTGGATACAGATGATTCTGAAGAGGCTCTTTATTATGGGACAGGATTTGTAGAAGGAGAGGCAAGCATAAAGGGGCCTGCCGACGAATTGGTCATAGCCTTTGATGGAAGTACCGAAAAAGGAACCGTATTTAAAGTACCGCTGAATGACTTGGAAACCTATGGAGATAACTCCTATATACATTTTTTAACACCAGAGGAAAAGGAAGCTCGTTTAAAAGGAGAGGACTACGTCGCTCCTGAAGTTAAGGGCTTAGAATTGGATTTCGACCTAATTGTAACTCCCGATGCGGATATTGAAATTGTTATTGATAGAAATTCTGGTAGTACCATCCAAGGATCTGGTAATGGTAACTTGTTGTTTGAAATAAATACAACAGGGAAGTTTAATATGTGGGGAGATTTTGCCGTCACTAAAGGGATATACAATTTTGCTTACGGAGGTTTAATTCAAAAGGAGCTGGAAGTTGAGCCAGGAGGGAGTATTATATGGGAAGGAGACCCAATGAAGGCCCAAATTAATTTAACCGCGGTATATAAAACCCAAGCCAACCCTTCTGTGTTGTTGGACAATCCTATTAATAGAAGTATCCCGGTGAATGTAGAAATTAGTTTACAGGGACAATTGGAACAGCCTGAACCAGAATTCAGTTTTAATTTTCCAAATGTAGGATCAACCATCAAATCGGAGTTGGAATATCGATTGGAGACTAAGGAAAGTCGAGAGTTTCAGGCTTTAAACTTGTTGTCTTTTGGAGCCTTTGCCAGTGAAATTAGCTTAGGGCAACAGGCCTATGGTACTATTGCCGATCGTGTAAACAGCCTTTTTAACAGTCTTTTTGAAGACGAAGATGGCAAATTGCAGATAGGGGTGAACCTGCAACCGGGGGAAGTTACTCCAGATTATGAAACCGATGATCGTTTGGGACTTACCCTGAGCACACAGCTAAGTGATAAGGTATTGATAAACGGAAAGGTTGGAGTGCCCATTGGAGGGGTTGAACAAACGGTAATTGCAGGAGACGTGGAGATTCAGGTTTTATTGAATGACGAAGGTACATTATCAGCAAAATTTTTCAATAGAGAGAACAGTATTCGCAATTTTGGAGAAGAAATTGGGTATACCCAAGGCATGGGCTTGTCTTATAACGTAGAATTTGATACTTTTAAGGAATTGCTTCAAATCATCTTTTCAGGAAAAAACAAAAAGAAAGCTTCAGAAAAGAAAGATGAAAATAAGGTAAAAAAGATCGATAACAACTTCCCAGATTTTATTAACGTCAAAGAAAAAACAACCAACAAATAG
- a CDS encoding 16S rRNA (uracil(1498)-N(3))-methyltransferase translates to MQLFYNPKLLETSTQISFDKEESRHIVKVLRKSQGDILYITNGQGWLFTAEIETADQKHCRATITSKTFQDKHNYKLHLAVAPTKMNDRYEWFLEKATEIGIDTITPIICEHSERKVIKTERFEKILQSAIKQSLSCYMPQLQAAIPFKEFIEQEFIGQKFIAHCEELDKKPLKGQLVPKSEITILIGPEGDFSVKEIEMALKNDFIPVTLGNTRLRTETAAIVACHSVAFTNE, encoded by the coding sequence ATGCAGCTGTTCTACAACCCAAAACTTTTAGAAACTTCCACTCAAATTTCTTTTGACAAAGAAGAAAGTCGGCATATTGTAAAAGTGCTTCGAAAATCACAAGGGGATATATTGTACATCACCAATGGACAAGGTTGGTTGTTTACTGCAGAAATAGAAACAGCCGACCAAAAACATTGTCGAGCAACAATTACATCCAAAACGTTTCAGGACAAGCACAATTACAAGCTTCATTTGGCTGTAGCCCCCACAAAAATGAACGATCGCTACGAATGGTTCTTGGAAAAAGCCACTGAAATTGGGATTGATACCATAACGCCTATCATTTGTGAGCACAGCGAAAGGAAAGTTATCAAAACAGAGCGGTTTGAAAAAATATTGCAGTCCGCAATAAAACAATCCTTGAGTTGTTATATGCCACAACTGCAGGCAGCTATTCCTTTTAAAGAATTTATAGAGCAAGAATTCATTGGACAAAAATTTATTGCCCATTGTGAAGAATTGGACAAAAAACCCCTCAAGGGTCAATTGGTTCCTAAAAGTGAAATTACAATTCTAATAGGTCCCGAAGGAGACTTTAGTGTAAAAGAAATTGAAATGGCCCTCAAGAATGATTTTATTCCTGTAACTTTGGGAAACACCCGATTAAGGACAGAAACAGCTGCAATTGTGGCCTGTCATTCGGTTGCTTTTACAAATGAATAG
- a CDS encoding Hpt domain-containing protein yields the protein MNGIMSGNLSFLEKFTEGDSLKMKKYIALYLKTAPILFESLERSILDQDWGKVSRDAHSLKPQVMYMGLDNLSKLLLEIELKAKAQDTLLLKELFEKALDLHRQSTPSLQAYLKT from the coding sequence ATGAATGGAATTATGTCAGGTAACTTGTCATTTTTGGAAAAGTTTACGGAAGGAGATTCGTTAAAGATGAAAAAGTACATTGCTTTGTACTTGAAAACAGCACCCATACTTTTTGAATCATTAGAGCGAAGCATTTTAGATCAGGATTGGGGTAAAGTATCGCGTGATGCACATTCTTTAAAGCCTCAAGTAATGTATATGGGATTAGATAATTTGAGCAAATTGTTACTGGAAATAGAATTGAAAGCAAAGGCCCAAGATACTTTGCTGCTGAAAGAGCTTTTTGAAAAAGCTTTAGATTTACACAGGCAATCAACACCAAGTTTGCAAGCCTATTTAAAAACTTGA